In Metarhizium brunneum chromosome 3, complete sequence, a genomic segment contains:
- the LCL2 gene encoding Long chronological lifespan protein 2 yields the protein MQLLILLMSLFAMATAQFGFFDQMFGGHDAHEQQHQHQHQQRNNPSDAGHYRSQFEQSHCDNYLCPDTLACVHFPHHCPCAWDAYEEKFELGEGKKVCVSKGGFKPGEAARKIELARKGLL from the exons ATGCAGCTCCTCATCCTGCTCATGTCGCtcttcgccatggccaccgcGCAATTCGGCTTCTTCGACCAAATGTTCGGCGGGCACGACGCCcacgagcagcagcaccagcaccagcaccagcagcggAACAACCCCAGCGACGCAGGACACTACAGATCACAATTCGAACAAT CCCACTGCGACAATTACCTCTGCCCCGACACCCTCGCCTGCGTGCACTTCCCGCACCACTGCCCCTGCGCATGGGACGCCTACGAGGAGAAATtcgagctgggcgagggcAAGAAGGTCTGCGTTTCAAAGGGCGGGTTCAAGCCTGGCGAGGCAGCGAGAAAGATTGAGCTTGCGCGCAAGGGGTTACTATGA
- the eqxF gene encoding Equisetin cluster transcription factor eqxF, translating to MQTPGSMLVTRDTSASSPAGGPSPASSVSQNHGGVAVNGLISPTTTVESPEPNQIITTDSTPAQNSTEDTASNQEGQRIVRKRKRNCLSCLRCHRLKVKCDKELPCGRCKSSGNGRECYYSYNKGPNGGKFPCPTAPAGGPIDPDSKKPQLAPWQITHKVRGSSHWRELMARIGSLTPISQSPLAKILEGVATNACLANFSLPGNFPFGTPGATKYYARDTITRLISGEKDNVEEYLGRYVDMLDVVNPVLDLSTFQEEVHRYWQDPNAVGLCWLAQFLMVLGLGCFTSGTDPPIAIEFMMAAEACIMQTPFMFRPTISTIRAFTLMVVAKQICNATCWAMDSSYTLMGHLVRLAFILGLPQERNDNDEELRDPVEKEIRRKLWLTILYLDIKVSMCTGMPPLTRPEELGGLKNMPHWRAPDSLQMVLYQGLPVVLNILAQMNSKRDPISYPDVLRYNAQLRELMGHANRVCQAPLQRITIDIFLRRCLMVMHRPFALHADGPTMFPESYWSSLECSLALLFHYRELWDPETPQPLDLVGRPFVLDIFSATLTTCVHMLRQDAPLSEAAATGCLIPPRQLILETLVSCVDIWAGEQEKSVCWRTGYHILKALMVILDAPGARAESPEAGQTQ from the exons ATGCAAACGCCAGGATCCATGCTAGTTACACGAGACACGTCCGCCAGCTCGCCCGCTGGTGGCCCTTCGCCTGCCTCATCCGTATCACAGAACCATGGTGGAGTAGCAGTGAACGGCTTGATTTCACCAACGACAACTGTTGAGAGCCCGGAACCGAACCAGATCATCACCACGGACTCCACGCCAGCTCAAAATTCTACGGAAGACACTGCCAGCAATCAAGAGGGTCAACGGATTGTTCGCAAGCGTAAGCGCAACTGCCTTAGCTGTCTCCGCTGTCATCGTCTCAAGGTCAAATGCGATAAGGAGCTTCCCTGTGGACGATGCAAGTCTAGCGGCAATGGACGAGAGTGCTACTACAGTTATAACAAAGGACCGAATGGCGGCAAATTTCCTTGCCCTACTGCCCCTGCGGGGGGGCCAATAGACCCGGACAGCAAGAAGCCCCAGTTGGCGCCATGGCAGATAACTCACAAAGTCCGAGGATCGAGCCATTGGCGAGAATTGATGGCTAGG ATCGGATCACTCACCCCAATATCACAGTCTCCCCTTGCTAAAATTCTGGAGGGTGTAGCTACAAATGCCTGTTTAGCAAATTTCTCTTTGCCAGGAAATTTCCCATTTGGAACTCCCGGCGCCACAAAATATTATGCTCGTGATACTATCACCAGACTCATATCTGGCGAAAAGGATAATGTTGAGGAATACCTAGGCCGATATGTGGATATGCTGGATGTTGTCAATCCCGTCTTGGACTTGTCAACGTTTCAAGAGGAAGTCCACCGTTACTGGCAAGATCCAAATGCTGTCGGATTATGCTGGCTAGCGCAATTCCTCATGGTCCTGGGCCTCGGCTGCTTCACATCCGGAACCGATCCTCCCATTGCCATAGAGTTTATGATGGCCGCCGAGGCATGCATCATGCAAACGCCATTCATGTTCCGCCCCACGATCAGTACGATTAGGGCATTTACGCTCATGGTTGTAGCCAAGCAGATTTGCAACGCAACATGTTGGGCCATGGATTCGTCCTACACGCTCATGGGCCATTTGGTTCGCCTTGCCTTCATTCTTGGTCTACCGCAAGAACGTAACGACAACGACGAAGAACTACGGGACCCAGTGGAAAAGGAGATACGGCGGAAGCTGTGGCTGACAATTCTGTACCTTGACATCAAAGTGTCCATGTGCACGGGAATGCCTCCATTGACCCGGCCGGAAGAGTTGGGCGGTCTCAAAAATATGCCACATTGGCGTGCCCCGGACAGCCTTCAGATGGTCCTCTATCAGGGTCTTCCCGTTGTACTCAATATCCTTGCGCAGATGAATTCGAAACGAGACCCCATATCCTACCCCGATGTTCTGCGGTACAATGCCCAGCTCCGAGAGCTGATGGGACACGCCAATCGCGTTTGCCAAGCGCCTCTACAGCGCATTACTATCGACATATTCCTCAGGCGGTGCCTCATGGTCATGCATCGACCATTTGCTCTTCACGCGGATGGACCTACCATGTTTCCGGAATCGTACTGGTCATCCTTGGAGTGCTCACTCGCCTTGTTGTTTCACTACCGCGAGCTGTGGGACCCAGAAACTCCTCAACCACTTGATTTGGTCGGACGGCCATTTGTACTTGATATCTTCTCGGCAACCTTGACCACTTGTGTACACATGCTACGCCAAGATGCTCCACTAAGCGAGGCGGCTGCTACTGGATGTCTTATACCTCCTCGACAGCTCATCCTCGAGACCCTTGTTAGCTGCGTTGACATTTGGGCTGGGGAGCAGGAAAAGAGCGTGTGTTGGCGGACGGGATACCACATCTTGAAAGCTCTCATGGTGATACTAGATGCTCCCGGAGCAAGGGCCGAGTCCCCAGAGGCTGGACAAACTCAATGA
- the ENA5 gene encoding Sodium transport ATPase 5, with the protein MAAKEKDDVQAHVSGQANKPMTAPAHALTIEEVVHQLQANVEAGLSTDEAKRRLEEHGRNEFGEQDGVQPLKIFIGQIANALTLVLILAMAASFGIQSWIEGGVISAVIILNIVVGFFQEFKAAKTMDSLRSLSSPTAQAIRNGDNETVVTAEIVPGDMVELKTGDTIPADIRLIEAVNFETNEALLTGESLPVRKEPVPTYADDTGPGDRLNVAYSSSTVTKGRARGVVFATGLYTEIGQIAAALRGKSSRRREPKRREDGTTSFGRWLQAWSLTFSDAVGRFLGVNVGTPLQKKLSKLALLLLGTAIICAIIVLGANRFDAKQEVIIYAVATGLSMIPASLVVVLTITMAAGTKRMVQRHVIVRNLKSLEALGAVSNICSDKTGTLTQGTMIVKKAWIPGRGTYSVGTTSEPFNPTVGQLGLKLAQPKDINFRGNDADGEPIDGTEAVTKDATLREYLNVASLANLATVNQVNGEWHGRGDPTEIAMQVFASRFDWNRLRLSTGEKAQWQQVAEFPFDSDVKKMSVIFENKETNKQWLFTKGAVERLVNSCPRYAVGDEIQDLTEDIKEDVLRNMEAMARLGLRVLALASRTDIRHVKDNEAELERGDFEQDLIFRGLIGLYDPPRPESASSVQKCHEAGISVHMLTGDHPETARAIALEVGILPSKMNEIATDVAKTMVMAASDFDRLTDQEIDELPLLPLVVARCAPQTKVRMIEALHRRKRFVAMTGDGVNDSPSLKRADVGIAMGQAGSDVAKEASDIVLTDDNFASILNAVEEGRRMFDNIQKFILHVLAENIAQACTLLVGLAFKDRRGISVFPLAPVEILWIIMITSGMPDMGLGFEVAAPDIMQRPPQNLKQGVFTPELLVDMVVYGLWMSALCLASFVLVLYGFGNGAADLGDNCNNQFSEDCRVVFRARSTTFACLTWFALFLAWEMVNMRRSFFRMQPKSKRYFTQWIIDAWRNQFLFWAIVAGFVTMFPIIYIPGLNTVVFKHAGISWEWGIVFVEAFLFFLGIEAWKWAKRVYYRRQARKASDIKADLETRTFGHYFTGGNLSSEDEDESNFDSEANTEARGRHTGANGEKEAF; encoded by the exons ATGGCGGCTAAGGAAAAAGATGATGTGCAGGCCCATGTGTCTGGGCAAGCAAACAAGCCCATGACCGCCCCTGCCCATGCCTTGACAATCGAAGAGGTTGTTCATCAGCTCCAAGCCAACGTTGAGGCTGGTCTTAGCACCGATGAAGCCAAGAGACGCCTCGAGGAACATGGTCGCAACGAATTCGGCGAGCAGGACGGCGTCCAGCCTCTAAAGATCTTTATCGGGCAAATCGCCAATGCACTGACGCTTGTACTTATCCTGGCTATGGCTGCCTCGTTTGGAATTCAGTCCTGGATTGAAGGTGGCGTCATTTCTGCCGTCATCATTCTCAACATCGTCGTGGGTTTCTTCCAAGAATTCAAGGCCGCCAAGACCATGGACTCTCTTCGGTCACTTAGCTCGCCAACTGCTCAAGCCATTCGAAATGGCGACAATGAGACTGTTGTTACAGCCGAAATCGTTCCCGGCGACATGGTTGAACTGAAGACGGGCGACACTATTCCTGCCGACATCCGTCTCATTGAGGCAGTCAACTTTGAGACCAACGAGGCTTTGCTCACTGGAGAATCACTCCCCGTTCGCAAGGAACCCGTCCCAACCTACGCTGATGATACCGGACCAGGCGATCGCCTCAACGTTGCCTACAGTTCATCAACCGTAACCAAGGGACGAGCGCGCGGTGTTGTATTTGCCACCGGCCTTTACACCGAAATCGGTCAgattgctgctgctcttcgTGGCAAGAGTTCCCGTCGACGAGAGCCTAAGCGTCGGGAGGACGGCACTACCAGCTTCGGTCGCTGGCTGCAGGCATGGTCTCTCACATTCTCTGATGCTGTGGGTCGCTTCCTCGGCGTGAATGTTGGTACTCCCCTTCAGAAGAAGCTCTCTAAGCTTGCCTTACTCCTCCTCGGCACTGCAATCATCTGCGCTATCATTGTTCTCGGTGCCAACAGATTTGACGCCAAGCAAGAGGTCATCATCTATGCTGTCGCAACTGGCTTGTCCATGATCCCCGCGTCACTGGTCGTTGTTCTTaccatcaccatggctgctggtACGAAACGAATGGTCCAGCGTCACGTCATTGTGCGCAACTTGAAGAGCCTTGAGGCTCTTGGTGCGGTTTCTA ATATCTGTTCCGACAAGACTGGGACCCTTACCCAGGGTACCATGATTGTCAAGAAGGCGTGGATTCCCGGTCGTGGGACATACTCCGTCGGCACCACCAGCGAACCGTTTAACCCGACAGTCGGACAGCTCGGCCTCAAACTTGCCCAGCCCAAGGACATCAACTTTCGCGGCAATGACGCTGATGGTGAGCCTATTGATGGTACTGAAGCTGTTACTAAAGATGCCACGCTCAGGGAGTATCTCAACGTTGCCTCGCTTGCCAATCTCGCCACTGTAAACCAGGTGAATGGCGAGTGGCATGGCCGCGGTGACCCTACAGAGATTGCGATGCAAGTGTTTGCCTCACGATTTGACTGGAATCGCCTTCGCCTTTCCACAGGCGAAAAAGCCCAGTGGCAACAAGTTGCCGAGTTCCCATTCGACTCTGATGTGAAGAAGATGTCTGTCATTTTCGAGAACAAGGAAACCAATAAGCAGTGGCTTTTCACAAAGGGTGCCGTTGAACGCCTTGTGAATTCCTGCCCGCGATACGCGGTAGGTGACGAGATACAAGATCTCACCGAGGATATTAAGGAAGATGTGCTCAGGAacatggaggccatggcccgcCTCGGCCTTCGTGTCTTGGCTCTGGCTAGCCGAACTGACATTCGTCACGTCAAGGACAACGAGGCTGAGTTGGAGCGTGGCGATTTTGAGCAAGATCTAATCTTCCGTGGTCTCATCGGTCTATATGACCCTCCACGCCCAGAGTCAGCCTCTTCTGTGCAAAAATGCCATGAAGCCGGTATCAGCGTGCACATGTTGACTGGTGACCACCCCGAGACTGCCCGTGCCATTGCCCTCGAAGTCGGGATTCTACCATCCAAGATGAACGAGATTGCTACAGATGTTGCCAAGACTATGGTCATGGCCGCTTCTGATTTCGACAGACTAACTGACCAGGAAATTGACGAGCTCCCCCTTCTCCCTCTCGTCGTGGCACGATGTGCCCCTCAGACCAAAGTTCGCATGATTGAGGCTCTTCATCGTCGAAAGCGCTTTGTTGCCATGACCGGCGATGGTGTCAATGATTCGCCTAGCTTAAAGCGTGCTGATGTCGGTATCGCAATGGGCCAAGCCGGCTCTGACGTTGCCAAGGAGGCATCCGATATTGTGTTGACGGATGACAACTTTGCCTCTATCCTTAAcgctgttgaagaaggcCGACGCATGTTTGATAATATTCAAAAGTTTATTCTTCATGTCTTGGCGGAAAATATTGCCCAAGCATGCACTCTTTTGGTCGGTCTCGCCTTCAAGGACAGGCGTGGTATTTCTGTGTTCCCTCTGGCCCCCGTGGAGATCCTCTGGATCATCATGATCACCTCTGGCATGCCTGACATGGGTCTCGGATTCGAGGTTGCCGCCCCTGATATCATGCAACGACCGCCACAAAAC TTGAAGCAAGGTGTCTTTACACCCGAACTTTTGGTCGATATGGTTGTCTACGGTCTCTGGATGTCTGCCCTCTGCCTCGCCTCCTTCGTCCTTGTTCTTTACGGTTTTGGCAACGGCGCTGCTGACCTCGGAGACAACTGCAACAACCAATTCTCCGAAGATTGCAGGGTTGTCTTCCGCGCTCGCTCCACGACCTTTGCCTGCCTGACCTGGTTTGCCCTCTTCCTGGCCTGGGAAATGGTCAACATGCGCCGATCCTTCTTTCGCATGCAACCGAAGAGCAAGCGATACTTCACCCAATGGATCATTGACGCCTGGCGCAACCAGTTCCTGTTCTGGGCTATCGTCGCAGGCTTTGTCACCATGTTCCCCATCATCTATATTCCTGGCCTGAACACAGTCGTCTTCAAGCACGCGGGTATTAGCTGGGAATGGGGCATTGTCTTTGTTGAGGctttcctctttttcttgggAATCGAGGCATGGAAGTGGGCCAAGAGAGTATACTACCGCCGTCAAGCGAGAAAGGCCTCGGACATAAAGGCTGATCTGGAGACTCGCACCTTTGGTCACTACTTCACTGGTGGTAACTTGAGTagcgaagatgaagacgagtcCAATTTTGACAGCGAAGCGAACACTGAGGCGAGGGGTCGTCATACCGGCGCCAACGGGGAAAAGGAAGCTTTCTGA
- the mus-18 gene encoding UV-damage endonuclease produces the protein MPPKRKHSETHPTLQRAEAPRRRSTRRVKDDDGIDAGSNESRAKYTDGLSSKENVERAMHNLWEMEHKLLNEAKRQRLAIEASNLEALAAKEDEAYGSQDVTKSSIECMDAVATSTGTARQTKSDNDMNSVEETASLENEVGERGAKRPPPVNSDQLPLPWTGRLGYACLNTYLRTANPSVFSSRTCRISSILEHRHPLQDPSQPEHPTKNRPDKSKPADPNRGLRYIQDIGLSNARDIVKMLRWNDKYGIKFMRLSSEMFPFASHAEYGYSLSFASEVLATAGKVASELGHRVTTHPGQFTQIGSPKKDVVTASIRDLEYHDEMLSLLSLSEQLDRDAVMILHMGGVYGDKQATLNRFRENYQKLSEGVKNRLVLENDDVSWSVHDLLPICEELNIPLILDFHHHNIIFDPSVREGTQDIIGLYDRIRATWTRKNITQKMHYSEPVASAVTPRDRRKHSARVKTLPPCATDMDLMIEAKDKEQAVFELMRTFKLPGWKLFNDIVPHERADEPRREVPKKAKRSVGGKAQVNGTTETISAAPEHILSADDLNMGGPERRVYWPEGMEEWLKPRKREIKTGTKNGCDK, from the exons ATGCCGCCCAAGAGAAAGCACAGTGAGACGCACCCAACACTTCAGCGAGCAGAAGCACCCAGGCGGCGGAGCACTCGCCGGGTtaaggacgacgacggtaTTGATGCTGGGTCCAATGAAAGCAGGGCCAAGTACACTGATGGATTAAGCTCCAAGGAGAATGTTGAGCGTGCCATGCACAACTTGTGGGAGATGGAACACAAGCTGCTGAATGAGGCGAAAAGGCAGCGGCTGGCCATTGAGGCCTCTAACTTGGAGGCTTTGGCTGCAAAAGAGGACGAGGCCTACGGCAGCCAGGATGTAACGAAATCCTCGATAGAGTGTATGGACGCCGTGGCtacgtcaactggtacagCACGGCAAACAAAAAGCGACAACGACATGAACAGTGTTGAAGAAACCGCTTCACTAGAAAACGAGGTGGGTGAAAGAGGGGCCAAACGTCCGCCTCCCGTGAATAGTGACCAACTGCCTTTGCCGTGGACAGGGCGACTTGGATAT GCATGTTTAAACACCTACCTTCGCACAGCAAACCCTTCAGTATTCTCTTCCAGAACATGCCGCATAAGCTCCATTCTCGAACACCGACATCCTCTTCAAGACCCATCACAACCGGAGCACCCCACGAAGAATCGACCCGATAAGTCTAAACCGGCCGACCCAAATCGAGGGCTTCGATATATCCAAGACATTGGACTTAGCAACGCTCGAGATATTGTTAAAATGTTGAGATGGAACGACAAGTACGGAATAAAGTTTATGAGGCTAAGCAGCGAAATGTTCCCTTTTGCCAGTCACGCAGAGTATGGTTATAGCTTGAGTTTCGCATCTGAAGTCCTGGCCACAGCTGGCAAAGTGGCCTCTGAGTTGGGACATCGAGTTACTACGCATCCGGGTCAATTTACGCAGATTGGCAGCCCCAAAAAGGACGTAGTAACTGCATCCATCCGCGATCTGGAGTATCATGACGAGATGCTTTCGCTACTCTCTCTTTCCGAGCAATTAGACAGAGATGCCGTCATGATTCTACACATGGGCGGCGTGTACGGTGACAAGCAGGCAACTTTGAATCGGTTTCGCGAAAACTACCAAAAGCTCTCAGAGGGAGTTAAGAACAGACTGGTTTTGGAAAACGACGACGTATCTTGGAGCGTGCATGACCTACTACCCATTTGCGAGGAATTAAACATTCCACTTATACTCGACTTTCACCATCACAACATCATCTTCGACCCCAGCGTTAGAGAAGGAACACAAGACATCATCGGCCTCTACGACCGAATCAGGGCAACGTGGACCAGGAAGAATATCACGCAGAAGATGCACTACAGCGAGCCGGTCGCGTCCGCTGTTACACCTCGCGATCGCCGCAAGCACTCGGCCCGGGTGAAGACGTTGCCACCGTGTGCAACAGATATGGATCTCATGATTGAGGCAAAGGACAAGGAGCAAGCCGTGTTTGAACTCATGCGCACTTTCAAACTCCCGGGTTGGAAGTTGTTCAACGACATTGTTCCGCACGAGCGCGCGGATGAGCCAAGAAGAGAAGTCCCCAAGAAGGCAAAGAGAAGTGTCGGTGGAAAAGCACAAGTGAATGGTACAACGGAGACTATAAGTGCAGCTCCAGAGCATATCTTGAGCGCAGATGATTTGAACATGGGCGGGCCGGAGAGGAGAGTATATTGGCCGGAAGGTATGGAGGAATGGTTGAAGCCAAGAAAACGGGAGATCAAAACCGGCACAAAGAATGGTTGTGACAAGTAG
- the RKM4 gene encoding Ribosomal lysine N-methyltransferase 4, with protein sequence MTAEDFTARTAAFLQWFRALPGATFSDAIEIVDLRSRDAGRGIVALRDIPADTTLFTIPRDAIINSDTSSLREKLPELFESQGDEDEQQALDSWSALILIMMYEFFLGHQSKWKPYIDVLPLTFDTPMFWSEEELSYLQASATVNKIGKADAEEMFRTRLIPAIRGHPSVFASSGDCSDEDLIGLAHRMGSTIMAYAFDLENEEAANDDESDGWVEDREGKSMMGMVAMADILNADAEFNAHVNHGDEELTVTSIRDIKAGEEILNYYGPHPNSELLRRYGYITEKHSRYDVVEIPWNAVQHSLMSELGVPQNIMAETMDKMDQDDLEDIFVLERDSGEPNPDGTFAGPAVVDGMPPDLKEQLKATIKLLQKVDGNLISDKRKRDDILRSTMVETLRLIASRYSTTIAEDEILLAQDSLTRRQRMAVRVRLGEKKLLQEAFDHFSEMVLQEAADTASATTKKAKRSE encoded by the exons ATGACAGCTGAGGACTTCACAGCCAGGACCGCTGCCTTTTTGCAGTGGTTCAGAGCTCTCCCTGGTGCTACATTTTCCGATGCCATCGAGATTGTTGACCTGAGATCCCGTGACGCAGGTCGTGGAATAG TTGCTCTTCGCGATATTCCTGCTGACACGACCCTTTTCACGATACCCCGGGATGCAATTATTAATTCTGACACGTCATCCTTGAGAGAGAAGCTGCCGGAATTGTTTGAGAGTCAAggggatgaagatgagcaGCAGGCCCTGGACTCCTGGAGCGCCTTGATCCTGATCATGATGTATGAGTTCTTCTTGGGTCATCAGTCCAAGTGGAAGCCTTATATCGATGTCTTACCGCTAACATTCGACACCCCCATGTTTTGGTCTGAAGAGGAACTGTCATATCTTCAAGCCAGCGCTACCGTGAACAAGATTGGCAAGGCTGACGCAGAAGAAATGTTCCGCACGCGGCTCATCCCTGCCATTCGTGGACATCCGTCTGTTTTTGCCTCGAGCGGTGACTGCAGTGATGAGGATTTGATTGGGCTGGCGCACCGGATGGGTAGCACCATCATGGCCTATGCTTTTGATTTGGAGAATGAAGAGGCCGCGAACGATGACGAGTCGGATGGCTGGGTTGAGGACCGAGAGGGAAAatccatgatgggcatggTTGCAATGGCGGACATCCTAAACGCGGACGCCGAGTTCAAC GCTCATGTCAACCACGGAGACGAGGAGCTGACCGTCACTTCGATTCGTGATATCAAGGCGGGGGAAGAAATCCTCAACTATTACGGGCCTCATCCCAACTCCGAGCTTCTTCGAAGGTACGGTTACATCACAGAAAAGCATTCACGATATGATGTGGTAGAAATCCCTTGGAACGCCGTACAACACTCCCTCATGTCTGAACTTGGTGTGCCACAGAATATTATGGCCGAGACG atggacaagatggatCAAGATGACCTGGAGGACATATTCGTGTTGGAACGAGACTCTGGTGAGCCGAATCCGGATGGAACCTTCGCGGGCCCTGCCGTGGTAGATGGGATGCCCCCAGACCTGAAGGAGCAGCTCAAGGCAACAATCAAGCTGCTGCAGAAGGTGGACGGAAATCTGATCTCagacaaaagaaagagagaTGACATCTTACGTTCTACAATGGTTGAGACGCTGAGGCTCATTGCATCGCGGTACTCGACAACTATTGCCGAGGATGAAATCTTGCTGGCACAAGACAGTCTTACTCGCCGTCAAAGAATGGCAGTCCGGGTCAGGCttggagagaagaagctcCTACAAGAAGCATTTGATCATTTCTCGGAAATGGTTCTGCAAGAGGCGGCTGACACGGCCTCTGCGACAACGAAAAAGGCAAAGCGATCCGAATAA
- the apm1 gene encoding AP-1 complex subunit mu-1 gives MASALFFLDLKGKTLLARNYRGDIPMSAVEKFPILLSEAEEESSAVPPCFSHEGINYLYIRHNNLYLLALTKRNTNAAEILLFLHKIVEVFTEYFKALEEESIRDNFVIIYELLDEMMDFGYPQTTESKILQEYITQESHKLEVQARPPIAVTNAVSWRSEGIRYRKNEVFLDVVESLNLLVSSDGNVLRSEILGAIKMKCYLSGMPELRLGLNDKVMFETTGRTTRGKAIEMEDVKFHQCVRLARFENDRTISFIPPDGEFELMSYRLNTQVKPLIWIECVVESHSGSRIEYMLKARAQFKRRSTANNVEIIVPVPDDADTPRFRTNIGSVHYAPEQSAIVWKIKQFGGQKEFLMRAELGLPSVRGDDEHGGGMTGGFGGSMGGVGGMGKGAKRPIQVKFEIPYFTTSGIQVRYLKITEPKLQYPSLPWVRYITQSGDIAVRLPDAV, from the exons ATGGCCTCGGCACTGTTTTTCCTAGATTTGAAGGGCAAG ACGCTCCTTGCTCGCAACTACAGAGGTGACATTCCCATGTCAGCCGTGGAAAAGTTTCCCATCCTCCTATCCGAGGCCGAAGAAGAATCATCCGCCGTACCGCCCTGCTTCTCCCATGAAGGCATCAAC TACCTGTATATCCGCCACAACAACCTCTACCTCCTCGCCCTGACCAAGCGCAACACCAACGCCGCCGAaatcctcctcttcctgcACAAAATCGTCGAAGTCTTCACCGAGTACTTCAAGGCTCTGGAGGAAGAATCCATCCGCGACAActtcgtcatcatctacGAACTGCTCGACGAGATGATGGACTTTGGCTACCCGCAGACGACCGAGTCCAAGATCCTGCAGGAGTACATCACGCAGGAGTCGCACAAGCTGGAGGTGCAGGCGCGGCCGCCCATCGCCGTGACCAACGCCGTCTCGTGGCGCTCCGAGGGCATCCGGTACCGCAAGAACGAGGTGTTCCTCGACGTGGTCGAGAGCCTGAACCTGCTCGTCAGCTCCGACGGCAACGTGCTGCGCAGCGAGATCCTCGGCGCCATCAAGATGAAGTGCTACCTCAGCGGGATGCCCGAGCTGCGCCTCGGCCTCAACGACAAGGTCATGTTCGAGACGACGGGCCGCACCACGCGCGGCAAGGCCATTGAGATGGAGGACGTCAAGTTCCACCAGTGCGTGCGCCTGGCGCGCTTCGAAAACGACCGCACAATCTCCTTCATCCCCCCGGACGGCGAGTTCGAGCTCATGTCGTACCGCCTCAACACCCAGGTCAAGCCGCTCATCTGGATCGAGTGTGTCGTCGAGTCCCACTCGGGCTCCCGCATCGAGTACATGCTCAAGGCCCGCGCGCAGTTCAAGCGCCGCAGCACCGCCAACAACGTCGAGATCATCGTCCCCgtccccgacgacgccgacacCCCGCGCTTCCGGACAAACATTGGCTCCGTGCACTACGCCCCCGAGCAGAGCGCCATCGTCTGGAAGATCAAGCAGTTCGGCGGCCAGAAGGAGTTCCTCATGCGCGCCGAGCTGGGCCTCCCCAGTGTCaggggcgacgacgagcacggcggcggcatgacgggcgggtttggcggcagcatgggcggcgtcggcggcatggGCAAGGGCGCCAAGCGGCCCATCCAGGTCAAGTTTGAGATTCCCTACTTTACGACGAGTGGTATCCAGGTGCGGTATTTGAAGATTACAGAACCAAAG CTACAATACCCGTCCTTGCCATGGGTCAGGTACATTACTCAATCGGGTGACATTGCCGTCCGACTACCAGATGCCGTTTGA